The following are encoded in a window of Candidatus Endomicrobium procryptotermitis genomic DNA:
- a CDS encoding DUF5679 domain-containing protein: protein MAEARCMKCKKQVEVKDAKDTVTKNGMKAVTGVCPICATKVYRIVGKNK from the coding sequence ATGGCAGAAGCAAGATGTATGAAATGCAAAAAACAGGTTGAAGTTAAAGATGCCAAAGATACCGTAACAAAAAATGGTATGAAAGCGGTTACGGGTGTATGTCCCATATGCGCAACAAAGGTCTATAGAATTGTTGGCAAAAATAAGTAG
- a CDS encoding RNA-binding transcriptional accessory protein, with the protein MSSGDKIINWITSDLGLQESGVKNTVIMLSEGDTVPFISRYRKEKTGNFDEVNIRDINDKLQYYIELETRKETILNSIEEQKKMTPELKRQIEDCKEKTKLEDIYLPYKPKLRTKATIAKAAGLEPLANEIMEQKLSMKENREEIIKPYLNAEKGIDTIEKAVTGSIDIIAERISDNAAIREILRNFMIVNGNVRSKAVKAAKNIKTKYDMYYDYSEPVKNAAGHRLLAIRRGAKEKILSWKIDLDDEAAVDLILSKLVNNKGNKSLFYPELFTAVKTSYNRHLYPSLQVEIFLAKMEEADKDAIDVFAKNAKNLLLAPPAGHKVIMGIDPGFRTGCKIAVIDENGNFKEYHAIFPHEPASRIQEAEDIVVDLIEEYYVELISVGNGTASKETVTFINNVLKKHTFKIMPKVIVVSEAGASVYSASPLATDEFPNLDVTVRGAISIARRLQDPLAELVKIDPKSIGVGQYQHDVNQGKLKKQLDGTVESAVNFVGANLNSASVELLSYVSGLSKLAAKNIVGYRTKNGSFKDKKELLKVIGLGEKTFVQCAGFLRIQNGLNPLDNSGVHPESYVAVEKMALDLGVDIEGLIGNENLINQIDPKKYITENTGLLTLNDIMHELKKPGVDPRRDFLTAEFSSEINTLEDIQENMVLNGTVTNVTNFGAFVDIGVHQDGLVHISKLSSRFITNPHEVVSVGDTVKVKVLKVDTELKRISLEVVRQI; encoded by the coding sequence ATGAGCAGCGGGGACAAAATAATCAACTGGATAACTTCGGATCTCGGACTGCAGGAAAGCGGAGTAAAAAATACAGTAATAATGCTTAGCGAAGGAGATACCGTTCCTTTCATATCGCGTTACAGAAAGGAAAAAACGGGCAATTTTGACGAAGTAAATATCAGAGATATTAATGATAAGCTTCAATATTATATAGAACTTGAAACAAGAAAAGAGACAATATTAAACAGTATTGAAGAGCAGAAAAAAATGACTCCAGAGCTTAAAAGGCAGATTGAAGACTGTAAAGAAAAAACAAAGCTTGAAGATATATACCTGCCTTACAAACCGAAACTCCGGACTAAAGCCACAATAGCAAAAGCCGCGGGACTTGAACCTCTTGCAAATGAAATTATGGAACAAAAACTCAGCATGAAAGAAAATAGGGAAGAGATAATAAAACCTTATTTAAATGCTGAAAAAGGAATAGACACTATAGAAAAGGCTGTTACCGGGTCGATAGACATTATTGCCGAACGGATTTCCGATAATGCTGCAATAAGAGAAATTTTAAGAAATTTTATGATAGTAAACGGCAATGTCCGTTCTAAAGCTGTAAAAGCTGCCAAAAATATAAAAACTAAGTATGACATGTATTACGATTATAGCGAACCTGTTAAAAATGCTGCAGGACACAGGCTTCTTGCGATAAGGCGCGGAGCAAAAGAAAAAATTTTGTCGTGGAAAATAGATTTAGACGATGAAGCGGCAGTGGATTTGATACTTTCAAAACTCGTTAATAACAAGGGAAACAAGTCTTTATTTTATCCCGAACTTTTTACCGCTGTAAAAACGTCTTATAACAGGCATTTATACCCTTCATTGCAAGTCGAAATATTTCTTGCAAAAATGGAAGAAGCTGACAAAGATGCCATTGATGTGTTTGCGAAGAACGCTAAAAATCTTCTACTTGCTCCACCGGCCGGACATAAAGTTATCATGGGCATAGATCCTGGTTTCAGAACCGGCTGCAAAATAGCCGTTATAGATGAAAATGGTAATTTTAAAGAATATCATGCTATATTTCCACATGAGCCTGCTTCAAGAATTCAGGAAGCCGAGGATATAGTAGTTGATCTTATAGAAGAATATTATGTCGAACTTATATCAGTTGGCAACGGTACAGCTTCAAAGGAAACCGTAACGTTTATTAACAACGTATTAAAAAAACATACTTTTAAAATTATGCCGAAAGTTATAGTTGTAAGCGAAGCGGGTGCTTCCGTGTATTCCGCTTCGCCTTTGGCGACAGACGAATTCCCCAATCTTGATGTTACCGTAAGAGGTGCAATAAGCATCGCGCGAAGGCTTCAGGATCCGCTTGCCGAACTTGTAAAAATAGATCCGAAATCAATCGGTGTTGGTCAATACCAGCATGATGTCAATCAGGGGAAGCTTAAAAAGCAGCTGGATGGAACAGTTGAATCTGCGGTTAACTTTGTAGGTGCGAATTTGAACTCCGCTTCAGTAGAACTTTTGTCATATGTTTCTGGTTTAAGCAAACTTGCCGCAAAAAATATAGTCGGTTACAGAACAAAAAACGGTTCTTTTAAAGATAAAAAAGAACTTTTGAAAGTAATTGGGCTTGGAGAAAAAACTTTTGTTCAATGCGCGGGTTTTTTAAGAATTCAGAACGGGCTCAATCCTCTGGATAATTCTGGAGTTCATCCGGAAAGTTATGTGGCAGTTGAAAAAATGGCTCTTGATTTAGGTGTTGACATTGAAGGACTTATAGGAAACGAAAATTTGATAAATCAGATTGATCCGAAAAAATATATTACCGAAAATACTGGACTTCTTACGTTAAACGACATTATGCATGAATTAAAAAAGCCTGGCGTTGACCCCAGAAGAGATTTTTTGACAGCTGAGTTTAGTTCGGAAATAAATACTCTGGAAGATATTCAGGAAAACATGGTTTTAAACGGCACGGTGACGAACGTGACAAATTTTGGAGCTTTTGTGGATATAGGCGTTCATCAGGACGGTTTGGTGCATATTTCAAAGCTCAGCAGCAGATTTATAACCAATCCGCATGAAGTTGTTTCAGTAGGCGATACAGTAAAAGTAAAAGTTCTGAAAGTAGATACGGAATTAAAAAGAATAAGCTTAGAGGTTGTGCGTCAAATATAA
- a CDS encoding ABC transporter ATP-binding protein/permease translates to MRIYKKIKQLRSKNKLILKLKGMWPFVKPIFPKVILGLLLTVPVGALDALIAMFLKPYMDNVMVAKEPSNFIYVPFVIVGFTIVQGIFNFLAVYVSGWTANKITINIKRLLFDKLLSLSPSFFDKTSSGNVFFRFSKDAETASNGLINNIKTIVTRVVSIVSLVAVLLYNSWHLTIISIFVLGCAFLPLYFVKKRMKMVFEKSVSVESDLITVYNEAFMGNRTITSYNLQSMKMNDFDGLLGKSFNLKMALLKNTAWLSPVMHIISSFGVAGVVFFGTYLVVNDMITSGNFVSFLAALLMLYTPVKSIGQQFVSIQGSFMAMDRIFKILNIRPIVRDTEEHPIELKGFNKEIIFDKVSFSYDNFKTVLNGISFTVKKGETVALVGNSGGGKTTLVNLLLRLYNTKSGNIIIDGIKLWKIALHSLRSHIAIVFQDNFLFSGTIRENIMIGKPDASEKELLEAVKMACLDEVVAGFEGGLDTVIGERGIILSGGQKQRVAVARAILKDAPIVILDEATSALDNKSEKELQKAFDNLMKDKTIFVIAHRLSTVQYADKILVLDNGKIVEQGTHEELMAMEEGVYRQLYQIQFKS, encoded by the coding sequence ATGAGAATATATAAAAAAATAAAGCAATTAAGATCTAAAAACAAGCTTATCTTAAAATTGAAAGGAATGTGGCCTTTTGTAAAGCCTATTTTCCCTAAGGTAATACTTGGCTTGCTGCTTACTGTTCCCGTCGGAGCGCTTGATGCGCTTATTGCGATGTTTCTTAAACCTTATATGGACAATGTGATGGTTGCAAAAGAACCGTCAAATTTTATATACGTACCTTTTGTAATCGTAGGTTTTACGATTGTTCAGGGCATTTTTAATTTTCTCGCCGTTTATGTTAGTGGATGGACCGCAAACAAAATAACTATCAATATTAAAAGGCTATTATTTGACAAACTTCTTTCGTTGTCGCCGTCATTTTTTGATAAAACTTCTTCTGGCAATGTTTTTTTTAGATTTTCCAAAGATGCGGAAACCGCAAGCAACGGACTTATCAATAACATAAAAACTATAGTTACTAGAGTTGTTTCAATAGTATCGCTCGTGGCTGTTTTGCTTTACAATTCATGGCATCTTACCATTATATCGATATTTGTGCTTGGATGCGCTTTTCTTCCTTTGTATTTTGTTAAGAAAAGAATGAAAATGGTATTTGAGAAATCGGTATCGGTAGAAAGTGATTTGATTACTGTATATAATGAAGCGTTTATGGGAAATAGGACTATAACGTCTTATAATTTGCAGAGCATGAAAATGAATGATTTTGATGGACTCCTCGGTAAATCGTTCAATTTAAAAATGGCTTTGCTTAAAAATACGGCATGGCTTTCTCCAGTAATGCATATAATTTCTTCTTTCGGTGTTGCAGGAGTAGTTTTTTTCGGCACATATCTGGTTGTAAACGATATGATAACAAGCGGGAATTTTGTTTCATTTCTGGCAGCTCTTCTCATGCTTTACACTCCGGTTAAGTCCATAGGGCAGCAGTTTGTAAGCATACAAGGCTCTTTTATGGCTATGGACCGCATATTTAAAATACTTAACATAAGACCGATCGTGAGAGATACAGAAGAACATCCTATTGAACTTAAAGGATTTAACAAGGAGATAATATTTGATAAAGTTTCTTTCAGTTATGATAATTTCAAAACCGTATTAAACGGTATAAGTTTTACTGTGAAAAAAGGAGAAACCGTAGCTCTGGTAGGAAACTCCGGAGGAGGCAAGACAACTTTAGTAAATCTTCTTTTAAGACTTTATAATACGAAATCTGGAAATATAATAATCGATGGAATTAAACTATGGAAAATAGCGCTGCATTCTTTGAGATCTCATATAGCGATAGTTTTTCAGGATAATTTTTTATTTTCTGGAACGATACGCGAAAATATAATGATTGGAAAACCCGATGCAAGCGAAAAAGAACTTTTAGAAGCTGTAAAAATGGCATGTCTTGATGAAGTTGTAGCTGGCTTTGAGGGTGGTCTGGACACTGTCATAGGAGAGAGAGGAATAATTTTGTCCGGTGGACAAAAACAACGCGTTGCAGTCGCAAGAGCGATTTTAAAAGACGCGCCGATAGTCATTTTGGATGAAGCCACAAGCGCTTTAGACAACAAATCCGAAAAAGAACTTCAAAAGGCTTTTGACAATTTAATGAAAGATAAAACCATATTTGTCATAGCTCACAGGCTTTCTACGGTGCAATATGCCGATAAAATACTTGTTTTAGATAATGGCAAAATTGTTGAACAGGGAACGCATGAAGAACTTATGGCTATGGAAGAAGGTGTGTACAGACAATTGTATCAGATTCAATTTAAAAGTTAA
- a CDS encoding YajQ family cyclic di-GMP-binding protein — MADKFSFDIVSEVDMMEVENAVNQAQKELSARFDFKGSKSSIELNKSDKKITLVADDDFKLKALKDILEGRFAKRGVSIKSLNYRAQEKAFEGYIRQVAEIISGLPSDKAKELVKLIKDSKFKVQTQIDGSKVKVISSKKDDLQQVIAYLKQVNFSLPLQFTNYR; from the coding sequence ATGGCGGATAAATTTTCTTTTGACATTGTTTCTGAAGTCGATATGATGGAAGTCGAAAACGCCGTAAATCAGGCACAGAAAGAGCTTTCGGCAAGATTTGATTTTAAAGGCAGTAAATCGTCCATAGAGCTTAACAAAAGCGATAAAAAAATAACACTTGTTGCCGACGATGATTTTAAGTTGAAAGCTTTAAAAGACATACTTGAGGGTCGTTTTGCCAAACGAGGCGTGTCTATAAAATCACTGAATTATAGAGCGCAGGAAAAAGCTTTTGAAGGTTACATAAGGCAGGTTGCCGAAATTATTTCGGGACTTCCATCCGATAAAGCGAAAGAGCTTGTAAAACTCATAAAAGATTCAAAATTTAAAGTACAGACACAGATTGACGGCTCAAAAGTTAAGGTTATTTCTTCTAAGAAAGATGATTTGCAGCAGGTAATAGCGTATTTGAAACAGGTAAATTTTTCTCTTCCGCTCCAGTTTACAAATTACAGATAA
- a CDS encoding response regulator, translated as MSVQKGRILIVDDEQGIRDLLISEFSKMGYEVFAVINGEEAAAKLRAKKIDIVITEMKMPRFDGLELLKFIKEKALETEVIIITGYAAVENALDAMRCGAYDFVQKPFNMDELVALVEKALEKTELKMLVALYESSNAVFSSLKLEDLFPIMTSFVKKVTHSQDASIFLLDNNNHLYPAYSTYSRYASQKNEIELLASKLCGENRTEPIFFDTSAVPKNLDGIFTSDTEIKSVIAFPMMLNKMMGYLLLTKTNSAYSYVKSDLKNAGVLAARIAQSIANTKLYEKLEVKIAELEQVLRNLDKVKDTAKAPESKFSDTALFISEQAEYIASLKDMPQPAVNALNEMKNKALQCLHETNQEQK; from the coding sequence ATGTCTGTACAAAAAGGAAGAATACTTATTGTTGACGACGAACAGGGAATAAGAGATCTGTTAATAAGTGAATTTAGCAAAATGGGATATGAAGTTTTCGCTGTAATAAACGGCGAAGAAGCCGCCGCAAAATTACGGGCAAAAAAGATTGACATAGTAATCACCGAAATGAAAATGCCAAGGTTTGACGGGCTTGAACTCCTCAAATTCATAAAAGAAAAAGCTCTAGAAACTGAAGTAATAATAATAACAGGTTACGCCGCTGTAGAAAATGCACTTGACGCCATGAGATGCGGCGCGTATGATTTTGTGCAAAAGCCTTTTAATATGGATGAGCTTGTGGCTCTTGTCGAAAAAGCTCTGGAAAAAACTGAACTTAAAATGCTTGTTGCGCTTTATGAAAGCAGTAACGCTGTTTTTTCGAGTCTTAAACTTGAAGATTTATTTCCTATCATGACTTCGTTTGTAAAAAAAGTGACGCATTCTCAGGATGCGTCGATTTTCCTTTTGGATAATAACAATCATCTCTATCCTGCGTATTCGACTTATTCCAGATATGCGTCACAGAAAAATGAAATTGAACTTTTAGCTTCAAAACTTTGCGGAGAAAACAGAACCGAACCTATATTTTTTGACACTAGTGCCGTGCCGAAAAACCTTGACGGAATATTTACGTCGGACACGGAAATAAAATCTGTTATAGCTTTCCCGATGATGCTTAATAAGATGATGGGATATTTGCTTTTAACAAAAACTAACTCGGCGTATTCTTATGTAAAGTCGGATTTAAAAAATGCCGGCGTTCTTGCAGCACGGATAGCTCAGTCTATAGCTAATACGAAATTATACGAGAAACTTGAAGTTAAAATAGCGGAACTTGAACAAGTTTTAAGAAATTTGGATAAAGTGAAAGATACGGCTAAAGCGCCGGAGTCAAAATTTAGCGATACGGCGCTTTTTATATCGGAACAAGCGGAGTATATTGCTTCTCTTAAAGACATGCCTCAGCCGGCGGTTAACGCGTTAAATGAAATGAAAAATAAAGCACTCCAATGTCTTCATGAAACAAATCAAGAACAAAAATAA
- the rlmD gene encoding 23S rRNA (uracil(1939)-C(5))-methyltransferase RlmD has product MSLKNKIISVKAEKIIFPGRSLCRCEDGIALFAEGVLPGETADVLVIKDKKSFREGVIKRIVQKSDERIEPLCSSFGSCGGCAFQNTDYENQVKYKKGYIDELLNIFGVEIGSILQSTEIWNYRNKMEFSFFNGEGITDLGLHCRGSFNKYISIPPCYIADKDFIKAAQIVKDFANKNGIAAYDNKTHEGFFRHLVLRKAKNNNQLLINIVTNVLEGSHAFFEPLVKKLRDFVQSVYWTQNASRSDAVVLDKLTLLLGKENITEKLTVGNRDFYFNVSPFSFFQTNSKGAEMLYNEVLRQLSPSKEDILLDLYCGTGTIGICMSHRVKKVTGIEQSASAIENAKTNALLNNAVNAEFFASTVEKWVKENNLAFDAIIVDPPRSGLTNDIIKFLLGSQARKIIYVSCNPSTLARDLALMTASGRYAVKIITPTDMFPQTYHMESVVSLEKI; this is encoded by the coding sequence ATGTCATTGAAAAATAAAATTATCAGCGTTAAGGCGGAAAAAATCATCTTTCCCGGCCGTTCTTTATGCCGTTGCGAAGATGGAATAGCTTTGTTTGCCGAAGGGGTTCTCCCGGGTGAAACCGCGGATGTTCTTGTAATTAAAGATAAAAAGTCTTTTAGAGAAGGGGTCATAAAACGGATTGTTCAAAAGTCCGATGAAAGAATTGAACCCTTATGTTCTTCTTTTGGAAGCTGTGGCGGCTGTGCTTTTCAGAATACGGATTATGAAAATCAGGTAAAATATAAAAAAGGGTACATAGATGAACTGTTAAACATTTTTGGAGTTGAGATAGGTTCAATCCTTCAAAGTACGGAAATCTGGAACTACAGAAATAAGATGGAATTCAGCTTTTTTAATGGAGAAGGCATTACTGATTTGGGACTTCACTGCCGCGGAAGTTTCAATAAGTACATTTCGATTCCGCCGTGCTATATAGCTGACAAAGATTTCATTAAAGCCGCGCAGATTGTAAAAGATTTTGCTAATAAAAATGGAATTGCAGCATACGATAATAAAACTCACGAAGGTTTTTTCAGGCATCTGGTTTTAAGAAAAGCTAAAAATAACAATCAACTGCTTATAAATATTGTTACAAATGTTCTTGAAGGAAGTCATGCTTTTTTCGAACCGCTTGTAAAAAAGCTCAGAGATTTCGTTCAAAGTGTTTATTGGACGCAAAATGCAAGCCGGTCTGATGCAGTCGTTTTGGATAAACTTACTTTGCTTTTGGGAAAAGAAAACATAACCGAAAAATTGACTGTCGGAAACCGCGATTTTTATTTTAACGTGTCGCCTTTTTCTTTTTTTCAGACGAACTCAAAAGGCGCTGAAATGCTTTATAATGAAGTTTTGCGCCAGCTCAGCCCATCGAAAGAGGATATTCTGCTGGATTTGTACTGCGGTACAGGAACGATAGGCATATGTATGTCGCATAGAGTAAAAAAAGTAACGGGAATCGAGCAGTCGGCATCTGCGATAGAAAATGCAAAAACAAACGCTTTGCTCAATAATGCTGTAAATGCCGAGTTTTTTGCTTCGACTGTGGAGAAGTGGGTAAAAGAAAACAATCTGGCTTTTGACGCCATAATTGTCGATCCGCCAAGAAGCGGACTTACAAACGACATCATAAAATTCCTGCTTGGCTCACAGGCAAGAAAAATAATTTATGTATCATGCAATCCTTCTACGCTTGCCAGAGATTTGGCTTTAATGACTGCTTCGGGTAGATATGCCGTAAAAATTATTACTCCTACAGATATGTTCCCTCAGACATATCATATGGAAAGCGTTGTTTCATTAGAAAAAATATAA
- a CDS encoding TetR/AcrR family transcriptional regulator: MVRPSQNLNKKLIELGKEKIISYGIANLSIRQICLDGKINLGMFYYYFKSKENFIKAILRSLNNDLAAIWIVQSEKLSSSVEKLKKVLLINVKMIREKHGMIETLIKDTNIFDKFYVEIGKEMYSSWIKFYSNLINECKNDGYLDKNIDTDILIAIITGAVHSYAKKYNFCDYDDEKTYYADIEKMIDFIMEKFK; this comes from the coding sequence ATGGTAAGACCATCACAAAATCTTAATAAAAAATTGATTGAACTTGGAAAAGAAAAAATTATTTCCTACGGAATTGCAAATTTGAGCATAAGACAGATATGTCTTGACGGTAAAATTAATCTCGGTATGTTTTATTATTATTTCAAGTCAAAAGAAAATTTTATTAAAGCTATTTTGAGGAGTCTGAACAATGATTTGGCGGCGATTTGGATTGTCCAATCTGAAAAGCTGTCAAGTTCGGTGGAAAAACTTAAAAAAGTTTTGCTGATAAACGTAAAGATGATAAGAGAAAAACATGGAATGATAGAAACTTTAATTAAAGATACGAATATTTTTGACAAGTTTTACGTTGAAATAGGAAAAGAAATGTATTCTTCATGGATAAAATTTTATTCCAATCTTATTAATGAATGCAAAAATGATGGATACTTAGACAAAAATATTGACACCGATATTTTGATTGCCATAATAACAGGGGCAGTTCACAGTTATGCAAAAAAGTATAATTTTTGTGATTATGACGATGAAAAAACTTATTATGCGGATATTGAAAAAATGATTGATTTTATAATGGAAAAATTTAAATAA
- a CDS encoding TolC family protein, with the protein MKKVKLLLLLSFVAAVPVYGEMLTMQQYLDIVSKNNSELQSVQANINAIKGKIAEIERAYSYFLSAGVTYADDQSGRPLVSDILTMERMTSFNTDVSVNKQFETGTNISIGLQGSYGNYNNRISSDYEVTDLSPFIKLEQSLLKDWKGGATKASIAQARANAKSALYLLEYKKQNILLNAKLAYWNLSYARTVIDFRRYSLDRTRKILDWNQKRYNLDLAEKSDLLQSQAAFKTRELNLKLAYEAEVKSSRDFNRLINVSDPKVSYQVETFITSGNNFEKDKKLEKKGLRADVLAAMEDVISVAQAQIVSEKGMGADLVFTGQFALNGVNKDFPKASSDLGELNKPSYSLGIRYSLPLDFSLRKTIISGYKAAQTAAEKAVENAKLQESNDWFQLLDNWSNAKSRFALAMEIRNIQQQRNAEEQDLLKKGRSTTYLVLQSEQDLDDSYLGMLQTIIELISIYEQAEAFYGVNIE; encoded by the coding sequence ATGAAAAAAGTTAAGCTATTGTTGTTATTGAGTTTTGTTGCAGCTGTTCCTGTGTATGGAGAAATGTTAACTATGCAGCAATATTTGGATATTGTTTCCAAAAATAACAGCGAGCTGCAATCCGTTCAGGCGAATATAAATGCTATTAAAGGAAAAATAGCCGAAATCGAAAGAGCATATTCTTATTTTCTCAGCGCCGGAGTGACTTATGCCGATGATCAAAGCGGCAGACCTCTTGTTTCCGATATTTTGACTATGGAGAGGATGACGAGTTTTAATACTGATGTAAGTGTAAACAAACAATTTGAAACCGGTACAAATATTTCCATAGGTTTACAGGGTTCCTACGGCAATTATAACAATAGAATTTCTTCGGATTATGAAGTTACCGACCTTTCTCCTTTTATAAAGCTTGAGCAGTCTTTGTTAAAGGATTGGAAAGGCGGAGCTACGAAAGCGAGCATAGCTCAAGCAAGGGCAAACGCAAAATCGGCGCTTTATCTTTTGGAATACAAAAAGCAGAATATTTTATTAAACGCAAAGCTTGCGTATTGGAATTTGTCATATGCGAGAACCGTAATTGATTTCAGAAGATATTCTTTGGACAGGACGAGGAAAATTTTAGATTGGAATCAGAAGAGATATAATCTCGATTTGGCTGAAAAATCGGATTTGCTTCAATCCCAAGCCGCTTTCAAAACAAGGGAACTGAATTTGAAACTTGCTTATGAAGCCGAAGTAAAATCTTCAAGAGATTTTAACAGACTTATCAATGTTTCCGATCCAAAAGTAAGTTATCAAGTGGAAACTTTTATAACTTCTGGAAATAATTTTGAAAAAGATAAAAAGCTTGAGAAAAAAGGGTTAAGAGCTGATGTTCTGGCCGCTATGGAAGATGTCATAAGCGTGGCGCAGGCACAGATAGTTTCCGAAAAAGGAATGGGAGCAGATTTGGTGTTTACCGGTCAGTTTGCATTAAACGGTGTCAACAAAGATTTTCCGAAGGCAAGTTCTGATTTGGGAGAACTGAACAAGCCTTCATATTCGTTAGGTATCCGTTACAGTCTTCCGTTAGATTTTTCTTTAAGAAAGACAATCATCAGTGGATACAAAGCGGCACAGACGGCGGCTGAAAAAGCCGTAGAAAACGCTAAACTTCAAGAAAGCAATGATTGGTTCCAGTTGTTAGACAACTGGAGCAATGCCAAATCTAGATTTGCTCTAGCTATGGAAATAAGAAATATTCAGCAACAGAGAAATGCAGAGGAGCAGGATCTTTTGAAAAAAGGAAGAAGCACGACTTATCTTGTTTTGCAAAGCGAACAGGATCTCGATGACTCGTACTTAGGAATGCTTCAGACAATTATTGAACTTATAAGCATATATGAGCAGGCAGAAGCTTTTTACGGTGTTAATATAGAGTAA